The DNA region GGGAGCGCCGGTTCTGGTTCAACGAGACCCTCCACGAGGTCGACGTCAACCAGTCCCTCAGCTACAACAACCTGACCCGCCAGTTCCTGGGACGTTCCGAGGGCCTGGGTCGCTCGGAGGTCCTCTTCGGCGACCTCGACAGCGCCCTCCAGTGGTTGTCCACCCTCAAGGGCCGCATCACGCCCCCCGATTTCGCGGGTTGGCAGAAGAGCACCATCGTCCTCCAGGTCAAGGTGCTCATGGAAAAGCGCCGCCTCCTCTTCGTCGTCCCGTACGAGACCGTCTCGCCCGTCAAAAGGGTCAAGCTGTACTGCCCATGAAACCGAGAGTCCCCTTCCGTTTCGGGCGGCGGGGCGTCGTCCTCAGCCTCCTGGTCGCCGGTTTCCTGGTCTCCCTCCTCCTGATCACCCGGACCCCCGGGAGCGGTGCGGAGGACTCCCCCACCTTCAATCTCCAGGTGGTCCTCCTGGCCGTCCTCACGGTCATCAACGCCCTGGCCCTCCTGCTCCTGGTCTCGGTGCTGGTCCGCTACCTCATCAAGCTCTTCTTCGAAAAACGCGGGCGGACCCTTCACACCAGCGTCCGCACCAAGCTGATCCTTGCGTTCGCCTTCCTGGCCGTCGTCCCGGCCGGGCTGTTCATGTTCTTTTCCTTCACCCTGATCAGCCACAGCGTCAACCAGTGGTTCTCCGCCCCCGCGGAGGCGGTCCTCAACCACGCCGAGGACCTGGCGCAGTCCTACTACGCGTCGGTGATCGACCGGACGAAGGCCTTCCTCGCCGACTACCTCGAAGCCCCGGCCCCGGGGGCGCCGGAGGAGGCCCTGCGGACGTTCCGCCGCACCCGCCGCATCGACACCGTCCTCCTGCTGGACGAACAGGGCGCCGTCGTCTTCCGGGACGACACCCCCGGCGCCTCCGGGAAGCCCTACATCCCCGACAACGTCCCCCTGATCCTGCAGAACGCGAAACCCGCCGCCGCCTCACACTACCTCGAGAGCCGGCCCTCCGAGGACGTGATCATCGCCTTCGCCCAGATGCCGGGCCGCCCCGCCCGCGTGATCGTCTTCGCCCAGAAGGTCCCGTCCTCCCCCGCCTACCACGCCTACCTCATCAACGAGGCTTACAAGGAGTACTTCCAGCTCAAGAACCAGGTGCAGCTGATCCGGGCCAATTACTTCCTGGTGGTGGGCGGGGTCGGGGGGATGATCCTGCTGGGTTTCAGCTGGTTCGGCGTCTACATCTCCCGGAAGATCACCACGCCCATCAACGCGCTCCTGGAGGGGTCGCGGCGGGTCGCCTCCGGGGACCTGTCCACCCCGGTGGCGTGCGAGACGCGGGACGAGTTCGAGGAACTCATCCAGTCCTTCAACCGGATGACCGAGGAGATCCGCCGCAACGAGGCGATGCTGGAGGACGCCAACCTCAAACTCGTCCGGATCAACCAGGAGCTGGAGTCCCGTAACACCTTCATCGAGACGGTGATCGACACCATCGCCGCCGGGGTGGTCTGCGTGGACCAGGAGCACCTCGTCACCATCTCCAACGCCGCCGCGGCGAGCCTGCTCCGCCCGCTCGCCATCACCGACGGGCGGAGCCGGCTCCAGGACGTGCTGCCCAGGGAGAAGGCCGAGGAACTCGTCCGCCTCCTCAAGGATTCGGACTTCCACGGCCGGGTCAGCAAGGAGGTCCTCTTCCACGCGGGGAAGCGCACCCTCCACTTCGCGGTGACGGTGACCCCCATGCGGGACGACCAGCAGCGGAAGACGGGCTACGTCATCGCCTTCGACGACGTGACGGAACTGCTCAGGACCGAGAAGGCCGCCGCCTGGCAGGAGGTGGCCCGCCGGCTGGCCCACGAGATCAAGAACCCCCTGACGCCCATTCAGCTTTCGATGGAACGGGTGGCGAAGCAGTACCGGAAACTGGAGGAGGCCTGCATCCCGTCCGGCGAGCGGGAGGCCGGGCCTTTCCGCGCCTTCGGGGAGATGCTGGCCGAAGCGCTCCAGACGGTGCAGGGGGAAACCCGGAACCTCAAGTACCTGGTGGACGAGTTCTCGAAGTTCGCCCGGCTCCCCGTACCCGTTTTAAAACCCGAGGACCTGAACGCACTGGTGACCGAGATTCGGGATCGCTGCCAGCCGCTGCACCCGGAAATCGCCTTCGACCTCGACCTCGAGGCGAACCTCCCCTTCCCTTACCTGGACGCCGAACTGATCCGCCGGGTCCTGGTGAACCTCGTGGACAACGCCGCCGAGTCGATCCGCGAGATCGCGGAAGGGGGCCGGATCACCCTCGGCACCCGGCACGACCGGGAACACGGCCGGGTGGTCCTCGTCGTGGAGGACACGGGGAAAGGCGTCCCCGAAGACGCCCAGGACAACCTCTTCCTGCCGTACGTTTCCACCAAGCAGACGGGCATGGGCCTGGGGCTGACCATCGTGAAGAAGATCCTCGACGACCACGAGGCCGGGATCCGCCCCGAGCCGGTGACCCCCCACGGCCTGCGCATGGTTATCGATTTCCAGAACTTCTAGCCGGGAGATGTGGTGCCTTCCGCGGCCGGGGTCGATGGCACTGCGGGAGATCGTGGGGATCGGCCAGGCCAGACGAGGTGAGAACCGTTCCCCCCGACCCCGGAGGGGTCGAACGTGAATAGAACGGT from Acidobacteriota bacterium includes:
- a CDS encoding HAMP domain-containing protein; this translates as MKPRVPFRFGRRGVVLSLLVAGFLVSLLLITRTPGSGAEDSPTFNLQVVLLAVLTVINALALLLLVSVLVRYLIKLFFEKRGRTLHTSVRTKLILAFAFLAVVPAGLFMFFSFTLISHSVNQWFSAPAEAVLNHAEDLAQSYYASVIDRTKAFLADYLEAPAPGAPEEALRTFRRTRRIDTVLLLDEQGAVVFRDDTPGASGKPYIPDNVPLILQNAKPAAASHYLESRPSEDVIIAFAQMPGRPARVIVFAQKVPSSPAYHAYLINEAYKEYFQLKNQVQLIRANYFLVVGGVGGMILLGFSWFGVYISRKITTPINALLEGSRRVASGDLSTPVACETRDEFEELIQSFNRMTEEIRRNEAMLEDANLKLVRINQELESRNTFIETVIDTIAAGVVCVDQEHLVTISNAAAASLLRPLAITDGRSRLQDVLPREKAEELVRLLKDSDFHGRVSKEVLFHAGKRTLHFAVTVTPMRDDQQRKTGYVIAFDDVTELLRTEKAAAWQEVARRLAHEIKNPLTPIQLSMERVAKQYRKLEEACIPSGEREAGPFRAFGEMLAEALQTVQGETRNLKYLVDEFSKFARLPVPVLKPEDLNALVTEIRDRCQPLHPEIAFDLDLEANLPFPYLDAELIRRVLVNLVDNAAESIREIAEGGRITLGTRHDREHGRVVLVVEDTGKGVPEDAQDNLFLPYVSTKQTGMGLGLTIVKKILDDHEAGIRPEPVTPHGLRMVIDFQNF
- a CDS encoding DUF4390 domain-containing protein, with the translated sequence MHHALLAFLSVWNLFGLLSSEKGEITQLNATFANGGVNVLCRMTGLDRGLLWKSLASGEEVVFTFHLGFYRERRFWFNETLHEVDVNQSLSYNNLTRQFLGRSEGLGRSEVLFGDLDSALQWLSTLKGRITPPDFAGWQKSTIVLQVKVLMEKRRLLFVVPYETVSPVKRVKLYCP